A genomic segment from Antedon mediterranea chromosome 6, ecAntMedi1.1, whole genome shotgun sequence encodes:
- the LOC140052212 gene encoding uncharacterized protein, protein MKLNFQSLLPPFVIYVLLYHTRCTDVNYNDETEGLLLNEKKQQATILNLHPKNSSNSGLDLKSSANVLLQTENLQAPREPIKTANHFLKPFQPITLKFNVKRASHEPVCVLYTNNNESSLDFEKKIYKFWKTLENDFHCRTWQIGFIDTTRQDLSSITLPQSLPTLTCYIGTASPHDYHGKGTKKHLHKWFNKLYLLHLERLPEARRSTIDDVIKTANITLLAFPGTVHHYDVEMILIVLSDIYKSSVNFLMVHSGSVDEESLKRRFNVEKDPAVIAFNGSGWTKGSTKTLARFTDGQVTQNNLESFLVTQTSTSTVLNLNNFREEVLEGVKIKQAILVCLHAPWGVDNTHYLDVFHRSQQTFENLNIDLRFGLVDLTTDAEVVYRYVDATYAKSVPFTMLFWYPKKQQHKAKRTIHQAVLQSGLPSSWNIATFIKQQELPLTDKSGNELQLLVFSEISDVKFGVWQPNEMCSTYANFTQPITVLRDADPKPDLKNVKMNKVNKQKKLVKRIGSLNQITAANWHSLIETSDSPLDLQRPFSSGIRKEQSIFVKVSVVVFIRDKCSNCARKLKVFERVKKAAEFIEGASVYMMNCSEDVKLCDRLKIRGFPTVSAFRSIKENAVENCLSKNRDNLVRVDYHGYIEEKEIMEWLSRVSIPVTELSDWTKLDDSKIDNQDEEVRVLATVLPRRLAYHYLRSASGHTSWLPYQCFAVACERLFGVAKCYGAISKNIPDRDLKDKEDDLVVSQIMMQRKDGVEALIMRANTPLFLTLKDDSTKKLHKFHTPHRYNIRNNQRCEDDHAQCTEVISLFIRDHSRLPVTHLTMDTFHTSTGFAVDHDNEGSVFSSGQPVLIALVHRENISSHSVFLESLTDVAYTFYNKIVITTLLVEEFPQWATRFVPYGYHRHIFEHAAELTEHIVPSLHIYPRLCIVRGNDHQRAAFYPHSSQFLMQSKELGRVITVKEIKSFVKEFIDDPESMMVKTEHF, encoded by the exons atgaaattaaattttcaatCGTTACTACCTCCCTTTGTTATATATGTTTTACTCTACCATACTAGATGTACTGATGTAAACTATAATg ATGAAACAGAAGGATTATTACTTAATGAGAAAAAACAGCAAGCTACAATTTTAAACCTCCATCcaaaaaattcttcaaattcCGGATTAGATCTTAAGTCGTCTGCGAATGTATTACTCCAAACTGAGAACTTGCAAGCACCGAGAGAGCCAATCAAAACAgcaaaccattttttaaaaccctttcaaccaatcacattGAAATTTAATGTCAAGAGAGCGTCACATGAACCAGTCTGTGTgttatatactaataataacg aatCAAGTCTTGATTTCGAAAAGAAGATTTACAAATTCTGGAAAACTCTAGAAAATGATTTTCATTGTAGAACGTGGCAAATTGGATTTATTGACACa acACGTCAGGATTTATCAAGCATTACATTGCCGCAATCATTGCCAACTCTAACATGTTACATTGGAACAGCCTCACCACATGACTACCATGGCAAAGGAACCAAGAAACACCTTCATAAATGGTTTAACAAATTG TACTTACTACACCTTGAACGATTGCCCGAGGCTAGACGATCTACTATTGATGATGTAATCAAAACTGCTAATATAACACTCTTAGCATTTCCCGGTACTGTCCATCATTATGATGTCGAAATGATTCTTATAGta TTGTCTGATATATACAAATCGTCTGTTAATTTTCTGATGGTGCATTCTGGTTCAGTTGATGAAGAAAGCCTGAAGCGTCGTTTTAATGTTGAAAAAGACCCTGCTGTAATTGCATTTAATGGTTCTG GATGGACAAAAGGATCTACAAAAACATTGGCAAGATTCACAGATGGTCAAGTAACACAAAATAATTTAGAATCATTCTTAGTGACCCAGACGTCCACAAGCACTGTCTTAAACCTG aacAACTTCAGAGAGGAGGTACTAGAGGGGGTAAAGATCAAGCAAGCTATCCTTGTTTGTCTTCATGCACCATGGGGAGTTGACAACACCCATTATTTAGACGTTTTTCATCGCTCACAACAAACATTTGAGAATCTCAACATTGATTTGAGATTTGGTCTAGTGGATCTTACAACTGATGCTGAAG TTGTTTACCGCTATGTAGATGCCACATATGCAAAATCAGTGCCGTTTACCATGTTATTTTGGTATCCAAAGAAACAACAACACAAGGCTAAAA GAACTATTCATCAAGCTGTTCTGCAATCTGGTTTACCATCCTCTTGGAACATTGCTACATTTATTAAACAACAGGAGTTACCACTTACAGATAAATCAGGCAATGAGTTACAACTTTTAGTTTTCTCAGAAATTTCAGATGTAAAG TTTGGAGTCTGGCAACCCAATGAAATGTGTTCTACTTATGCTAATTTCACCCAACCAATAACAGTACTCAGGGATGCAGATCCAAAACCAGACCTAAAGaatgtaaaaatgaataaaGTCAACAAACAGAAG aAATTAGTTAAGAGAATTGGATCATTGAATCAGATAACTGCAGCAAACTGGCACTCTCTGATAGAGACATCTGACTCACCACTTGATCTCCAGCGGCCATTTTCATCTGGTATAAGAAAAGAGCAGAGTATATTTGTCAAGGTGTCAGTTGTTGTATTCATTCGTGATAAGTGTAGCAACTGTGCTCGCAAACTTAAGGTCTTTGAGAGAGTTAAAAAGGCTGCTGAGTTTATAG agGGTGCCTCAGTATACATGATGAATTGCAGTGAAGATGTTAAATTGTGTGATCGACTTAAGATCCGAGGCTTTCCAACTGTGTCTGCTTTTCGTTCAATCAAAGAAAATGCTGTTGAGAATTGTTTATCAAAGAATAGAGACAATTTAGTTAGAGTTGACTATCATGGCTACATAGAG GAAAAAGAAATTATGGAATGGTTGTCTCGTGTTTCTATACCGGTAACAGAACTCTCTGATTGGACAAAGTTAGATGACTCGAAGATT gataACCAAGATGAGGAAGTGCGTGTACTAGCAACTGTCTTACCACGTCGTCTGGCCTACCACTACCTAAGATCGGCATCTGGTCACACATCTTGGCTCCCTTATCAGTGCTTTGCCGTTGCTTGTGAACGTCTATTTGGTGTTGCTAAATGTTATGGTGCAATTAGTAAAAACATTCCCGATCGTGATTTAAAGGATAAAGAAGATGATCTTGTTGTATCTCAG ATTATGATGCAGAGGAAAGATGGTGTAGAGGCTTTGATAATGCGTGCTAACACACCACTCTTTCTTACGTTAAAAGATGATTCGACAAAGAAACTTCACAAATTTCATACACCACACAG GTACAATATTCGTAATAATCAGCGATGTGAGGACGATCATGCTCAATGCACTGAAGTAATCTCGTTGTTTATTCGTGATCATAGCCGTCTTCCTGTCACTCATCTTACTATGGATACATTTCACACATCTACAGG TTTTGCAGTTGATCATGACAATGAGGGCAGTGTTTTTTCTTCTGGTCAACCTGTACTAATTGCGTTAGTACATAGAGAAAATATTTCATCACATTCAGTTTTTCTTGAG TCCTTAACAGATGTCGCCTACACCTTTTACAACAAAATAGTTATAACAACGTTGTTAGTTGAAGAATTTCCTCAGTGGGCTACTAGGTTTGTTCCTTATGGCTATCACAGACACATTTTTG AACATGCAGCCGAATTAACAGAACACATAGTACCTTCGCTTCATATATATCCACGCCTTTGTATTGTCCGTGGCAACGACCACCAGAGGGCAGCTTTCTATCCACATTCTAGTCAGTTTCTGATGCAATCTAAAGAACTTGGTAGAGTTATTACAGTAAAAGAAATTAAATCTTTTGTGAAAGAATTTATTGATGACCCAGAAAGCATGATGGTAAAAACTGAGCATTTTTGA
- the LOC140052214 gene encoding uncharacterized protein, which translates to MRIVAAILSIVVLSNVNSGAVINAPHRARRELSQFGTMIQCTTGIDPLEFVGYGCYCGFGGEGKPVDHIDGCCQQHDLCYLKAVNTKKCPSSSFTYVAWYRLKYSECGTANADISCCPANSYSWYKVNKECAMEICECDRMAAKCFAQGSLFEGYRYYDRSSCSSHRRSKRALDQFRSMVKCTTHRHVLESYNHYGCWCGFGGVGTPVDETDRCCKNHDQCYGEAIDTGKCSNIQSYIARYKFSTTGCRSDASLTCEDVFQEDTDCGKAICTCDREAALCFETASYDSKYRKHSRKTCKNQINNNAQLYVGL; encoded by the exons GTGCTGTTATCAATGCGCCACATCGCGCACGGCGTGAACTAAGCCAATTCGGCACTATGATCCAATGTACAACGGGGATTGATCCTCTTGAATTCGTTGGGTATGGATGCTACTGTGGATTTGGTGGTGAAGGAAAGCCAGTTGATCACATTGACGG ATGTTGTCAACAGCATGATTTGTGTTATTTGAAGGCAGTGAACACAAAGAAATGCCCGTCCTCATCGTTCACCTACGTCGCATGGTACCGCCTTAAATACTCAGAATGTGGAACCGCAAATGCTGATATATCTTGCT GCCCAGCTAACTCGTATAGTTGgtataaagtaaataaagaaTGTGCAATGGAAATTTGCGAATGTGACCGTATGGCGGCAAAGTGTTTTGCACAAGGAAGCTTATTTGAAGGGTACCGGTACTACGACAGATCTAGCTGCA GTTCGCATCGCCGATCTAAAAGAGCATTAGACCAATTCCGATCGATGGTAAAATGTACCACACATAGACACGTTTTGGAATCGTACAACCACTACGGGTGTTGGTGTGGATTTGGTGGGGTTGGCACCCCAGTCGATGAGACCGACAG ATGTTGCAAAAACCATGACCAATGCTATGGTGAGGCCATTGATACAGGCAAATGTTCTAACATTCAAAGTTATATAGCACGGTATAAGTTTTCTACCACTGGTTGTCGATCGGATGCAAGTCTTACATGcg AAGATGTTTTCCAGGAAGACACAGATTGTGGAAAAGCAATTTGCACATGTGACCGTGAAGCCGCCCTCTGTTTCGAAACTGCTTCATACGACTCCAAATATCGTAAGCACAGTCGAAAAACATgtaaaaatcaaatcaataataatGCTCAGCTGTATGTAGGTCTATAA